In Saccharomyces paradoxus chromosome IV, complete sequence, the DNA window TTCCCGTATTTTTACCTCATTATTTCTACCACTTACTGAAGTATTATCTACAGAGTTTTCATCAGTGTCATCAACATGATTACTTATGGCACTCCTATCGATATTTCTATTAGCATGTGGATCGGTATAATCGCTTTTATGCTTTGTGGAgataatttcatcatctttgaAGTCTGCCCATTGAGAATCATTCAAATACCAATTTCTTgattgaatatttttccttgttgTAGTAGTGTTTAAGTTAGAGCTGCTTATACCTGTATTTGCTGTATTTTGAGATCCCTTGATTCTTGTATTTATTCTAAAATGCCAGTCCAAATGTTCATTTTGTAGTAATTTCTCACTCTCTGAGTTGCCAAACCTCTTACCACACACGCTACATTTATTTGGCTTTGATCGGTACAATAAGTGAATAAGGTTATTCTGAACGATGggattttcttgaagaagagTTTGTTCGGACAACTGTAGGGTTGGGTTATTCAAAACGTCGATGTTAACTGTGGCAAAATAGGCTTTGCAGTCGGAAAGGATATCATTCAATAACGATATCTTTGGCAGGTTCTTCGTCAACTGTTTTTCGTGTGAATCGAGAGAGTAGCTTGAGTGTCCATTTAGTTTTTTATAAAGCGTCACGATGGATTCTTTTGGCGGAGTATATATGAGCCCCTCAGACATCAGAGATGCATAGAGGTTATTGATTTTATTTAGtgacttcttcttctcaatttcttgaaagGATTCAACGCCGGAAATATTGCCAAAAAGAGAGGAAGATAAAGAATTCTGTTGGTTCATTGTATCAGAATTATTGCCAAATAATGGGATTGCTGCATTAGAGTTTTGAGGAGAAGAACCGGTCCTATCCTTATTTTCATGAtactgctgctgctgctgctgctgttgttgttgttgttgttgttgttgctgttgttgttgctgttgctgctgctgctgctgctgaaaTTCGTGATACTTCATTCTTTCCTGCAAAACTTGTTGGTCCTGTGAGAAGACCTGCCTTAGTTGCATTTGAACTTGTTTCAAGGCATTGAGAGTCaacttttctcttttcagTTCTTGTTTCAGTTGGGATAAAACCAatagtttcattttcaacttttcatcGTTTGGTTGATTCTTCAGCCTTTCACTAGTCAGACAAGttaatttatcaatatctCTTAATAGAAGGGGAACAGTTGGAGTCGGCAACATTGCTTGCAGGTTTTTCTGGTGTAGAGCGCTAGCCTTTATTAAAAACTGTTCGATTTTTTCCAGTGCTGATCCTTCGAACAGAGGCAGGCCGGTGTCATTAGGATTTAACCAAAGCTTGAACATATTGATGAGTTTTGTCCTTGTAGTGTTGTCCACTAATAAGTATGTTCTTTTGTACAAGCTAAACAAATTCCTACTGAAGTAGATTGTATATGGGCTGCCGACATTCTTACAAATGGAGTCCAAGGCATAAAAAGCGTATAGTTTCTGCTTTGGCatacatttttcaattctaCTCTCAATAGCGTCAACGAAATATTGGGCGCACGagatattttcttctgctAACTTCGTGAGAGTGGTAATGATGGGTCTCGAATTAAAAGTCAGCTCTTCAAGAATACTATTGAAATCCTTGATTATAACTTCTGTGTCGTGATCCATAGTAAAAAGAGAGTATTACAATAAACCTAGTATTTTCAAGTACAGCTTCTTAACTGCTCCGATAGTTGTCCTGGTAATTTTCTACAGCCCAAactgaaaaggaaacaCTTAAACTACCAACCCTTAACGGTGAAGACATCATCGTCTCATTgaatttgagaaatttcGCATTTTGCCCAAGCAGGTCAAGTTCCCATCCAAAGCGTCGAgtccttgaaaaattcgcCCGGGTAAACTGGAACTTGGATGCTCTAAGTAATACCGTATGAGGGTAAAGAGAGTATAAAGTAGTAAAACCTGACTTTGTTACAAAACTTTTGATCACTTTGAGTCCAGCTTTCTTGGCTAAGCtggttttttcttgaacaGACTGCGGAGGATCATTTTGAAATGTTTGTAAATCTATGTATGAAAGTAcatcaaaaattgaaatgaaaaatactCTGTATAATTGTACTAATCTGCCAGGGATAGGTTAAAGTTCTTCGCTAATGCAAGAAAAGAGCCGAAGCGTCTTGTTCATTAATACCGCTTAGCATACCCAATGAAAAGTGTAGCAATAGAACTTGCGAGTGTGTATGACCAATCTTCGCTCCAACAGAAGTGTATACTGAAGGCATCTCATACTAGTGACCCGCTCATGTAGCATAATAAAAGCAATCGCTCCTCATTATTTAAGCTTGAGTTAGATCTCAATTTTGAGTGTATGGGGCCTACTTAGTGAACATATATCCTTATTGTACTGTACACATTGCCCTTCATACAGGAAAAATGGTCAATGCgggcaaagaaaaaatgttggCGATATGTTACGAGAAAAGGGTGAGATGGAAATCTATGCCAGATACTAAGTGGAAAAGAATCATACCCATACaataaaagtaaatattCTGAATACAAGGTCAATTATCTTCGTCAAGGAATAAAAGattgttaaagaaaataacagGGAGAAAATCGGATATGCCTGATAATAATACGGAACAATTACAGGGATCTCCCTCAAGTGACCAGAGGCTGAGAGTTGACTGGGACGACGGTAACCATTACGACGTTTCTCCCGATAGGTACGCACCTCATCTATCAGAGTTTTACCCAAttgtaaataataaaagacCGGTGACCAGTAATGCTGGCTCAGTCAATAACGATCACCTGGACGACATGAACCATTTGCGTTCTTCTAAAGTGTATTCAAAGGCCCGTCGGGCATCGAGCATAACTTCTGGTACAAGCACAATAAACGACTTGCAAACTTTAATCACGAAGAGAGATGTGAAGGAGACCCAGGAAGCTCTATCGACGTTGTTCAGGAATTCGAATGCCTATTCAGACTCGTTATTAAAGACATCTCAGAATGGGGCGGAGATTGCCCACTctttagaaaatattgcCAAGTTAAAGGGTTGTAACGACGAAACAGCGGAGAAACTATTAAGTGCCAGTGGATTATTCTATCTTCTGTCCAATCATCAGCTTATAATGTCAAAGTACTTCAACGACTTGTTGGGAGATAATTTAATTGATGACATTGATGAATTCCAGTTACAGACCAAGATAATGGAGAACAAGTTCAAAGTACAAAGTAAAGAGCAAAGcttaaaattgaaattgcaGGAGAGACATAATTTCGATATCtcgaaaaggaaaataaggAATCTGATTTCGTACCGAGAAAGTCTTTCCAGTTTGCAAGCACGATTAGATCAACTGGAGACCCTTAAGCACGACTTTTACATGGATTCATACGAACTCGTCGAAAATACATGTAGTAAAGTACTCAGCAAAGTTGCCACAGTATCCAGGGCGCAAGTGGAGatttctgaaaatattgCAAGAAAAGGTTGGTCTGGGGGTGGGCTAGACGAACTACTTTGTGATGCAGACGACCCGTTCAGCAAAAAGGCCGATGGACCCCATGGGACCATCGGTGGCGATGAGGAGACTGTAGAAGAAGGATACAACAGCGATGAGGGAACGGGTGGGAATGACGTGGTTCTCAACGAACTACTAGAGGGAACCAGCCAACCTTCTACGTCGAAAACATCGTTACCGAAATCCAAGGGTTCCTCGACGGGATCCACATCTAACCATTCACAGTCAAGTTCCAACAAGGAGGGGGTACGAAGCAATGACGGCGGCAAAAATGGCGAAGATGAGGATACAGACAATTTGATGGGAGCGgaaaattcattttctttaccaCCTACGAGAAACTCCGCTGACGAAACCACACATACGTTGAGACAGTTGTCCATTAAAGAAGACAATGACAACCACGACAGCGATACGGACAGTATGCAAGACCAGTCAAGTAATATATAAAGTTTGTACTCTCTATGTATGCTTTTATatagaaatggaaaaagcGAACAATTGGAATTGTAGTATTTTTAGAGAAACGTTGCATATGTACATAGGGAAGTGGTTAAAAGTCCTGTTTCAACCTTCTCTTTCCTCCTCTTTCTGTTCACCAGAACTTgtaccattttttttcggaGGAAGCCTGCGATAAATTCTGGTTACTTTGTTCAAATTGGCTCtgcttttcatttttggcGGCTTCCCACTGCCCCGGCAAAGATGGGTCATGAGGGACATTATGAAGCATCGgtctttcctttttcgcCACAGTTTCCTTTGCCAATTGAGCGATCTGGAAacttttttgtctttttagCCTACATTGTTCCCATCCAACAATCGACCCCAGTATTAGAGAGCTCATCGCCCAATTCATCGCCTTCGTCGGGCTCTTATGgtatataaatattatGGACCCCATCAAGAACATACTAGAGAACCCGAGCATGCCCGCGTCTCTAAAGCACGGGATTGAAGTCAGCTTCTGCAACGTAAAATCGCTCCATCTGACCGAGTCCCAAGCCTCTTTCAAAGTAGCCCGTTCTTGTTTCTTGGCCAACTGAGAATTGGACAAATCATCGGCGAATTTGGGTGGAGTGTCTTCTAAGAGGATCTTTTGACCTCGCGAGTAATTCGTCAGCACACGATCACTACCCGGTCTATcctgctgttgttgctgctgcgTTTGATCTTCTGCTTGATTTGACCAAGGCCACCAACGCATCTTTATTTAACTGTTGAGCTGCTCGTTGCACACTGCTGTGAACTATACTGCAATGCTTCACCGTGCTGTGGAACTTGATATAGTGGTCCCCCCGACGGTGCTATAATAAGCTTGCCTGCACGGCTTACCCTACCACTCGGAAAGGCCGCCTTCGTCGCTCATTGGTCTGCGGCCGCGGGCGCTTTTTGGTCATTGTTCATATATGAAGAAAGAGCAGGaacagaaatttttcatcttgcCTTGCCCATTGTTCTGACCCATGCGTTGCTACAAATATAGCGTTTGCATCGTACCAAACTCCTCCATCCCGTCAGCTGATACTCTATTCGGTTGTGTGTTGCACCCTGCTCTGCTCTCTCTCAACCGTTCTTCCTTTACACGCCTTCTCTTCTCAGCTcgcgtttctttttttatcctactcttttcttttttctttcctatATATTGCCCATATAAGTTTGGTTGGAAGGAAAACAAATAGAGCTAGCCGTTGTCCCTCAATAATCACAACAGTacttggttttttttcagtatgCAACGCTCCATTTTTACGAGGTTCGGTAACTCCTCTACCGCTGTTTCCACGCTGAATAGACTTGCCACGACAGCCGCACCACATGCGAAAAATGGCTATGCCACCACTACCGGTGCTGGCGCCGCTGCTGCCACTGCCACAGCTTCATCGACAAGtgcagcagcagcagctgctgctgctgctaaCCACTCCACCCAGGAGTCGGGGTTTGATTACGAAGGCCTGATAGATTCCGAActgcagaaaaaaagactcGACAAATCATACAGATActtcaataatatcaacCGTTTGGCCAAGGAGTTCCCGCTAGCCCATCGTCAAAGAGAGGCGGACAAAGTCACCGTTTGGTGTTCCAACGACTATTTAGCCCTTTCCAAGCACCCTGAAGTATTAGACGCCATGCATAAGACTATCGATAAATATGGTTGTGGTGCTGGTGGTACAAGAAACATTGCTGGTCATAACATCCCCACTTTGAATCTGGAAGCGGAGTTGGCTACTTTACACAAGAAGGAAGGTGCCTTGGTTTTTTCATCATGTTACGTTGCCAACGATGCCGTCTTATCACTACTGGGCCAAAAGATGAAGGATTTGGTGATTTTCTCCGACGAACTCAACCATGCCTCCATGATCATTGGTATCAAGCATGCTAACGTCAAAAAGCACATTTTCAAACATAATGACTTGAACGAATTGGAAAAACTGCTACAGTCATACCCTAAATCCGTTCCTAAACTAATCGCTTTCGAATCAGTGTACTCCATGGCCGGTTCAGTGGCTgatatagaaaaaatttgcgACTTGGCCGATAAATACGGTGCTTTAACCTTTTTAGATGAAGTGCACGCAGTTGGTCTGTACGGTCCTCACGGTGCAGGTGTTGCGGAACATTGTGATTTTGAAAGTCATCGTGCAAGCGGAATTGCTACCCCAAAGACCAATGACAAGGGTGGTATGAAGACTGTGATGGATCGTGTCGACATGATCACCGGTACTTTGGGTAAGTCGTTCGGCAGTGTAGGTGGCTACGTCGCAGCTTCTAGAAAACTGATCGATTGGTTCAGATCGTTTGCGCCCGGTTTCATTTTCACTACTACTTTGCCACCTTCCGTCATGGCAGGTGCTACCGCAGCAATTAGATACCAACGTTGCCACATCGACCTGAGAACCTCCCAACAAAGACATACCATGTACGTGAAGAAGGCTTTCCATGACTTGGGCATTCCCGTTATTCCAAATCCTTCTCATATTGTCCCAGTGTTGATTGGTAATGCTGATTTGGCTAAGCAAGCTTCCGATATCTTAATCAACAAGCATCAGATCTACGTACAAGCTATCAACTTCCCCACGGTCGCCCGCGGCACTGAAAGATTGAGAATTACTCCAACACCAGGCCACACCGACGATTTATCTGATATCCTAATTAATGCAGTTGATGATGTGTTTAACGAACTACAATTACCACGTGTCAGGGACTGGGAAAACCAAGGTGGTCTATTGGGCGTTGGAGAGGCCGGATTTGTGGAAGAGCCTAACTTGTGGACATCAAAGCAACTATCTTTGACTAATGACGACTTGAACCCTAATGTTAGAGACCCAATCGTGCAACAACTAGAGGTTTCTAGTGGTATCAAGCAGTAAAACAACTAATATATGCATGGGATGAGATAGAGGAACAAGGAATTTGTAAatcagtaaaaaaaaattaacattttttttttcttttttttttttattcttatttatgtatgatattatattattatttctcttcataatttatttatttaacaAATACGGTACGCACCCTTGACCGCGATGGTAGAAATATATCTATCTAGGTCAGAAAGACAGGAAAAAGGTCAAAAATAATTTATGTGTTTCGTCggaaaatattgaataaaagaaagagagaaaCGTATGAGTATATATAGGCTAATGTAATATGTAGTAGTAAATAAAGAGACAAAAGTTAGctattcttctttaaacggaaaaaaaatcacgTTCAGGcgttgtttttttccaattcatcTTGCAAGTTTTTTgtacttttctttaattcaTTAGACAATTCGTCGACGTTGAATTCTTGAGTAGCGGAAGGCTCGTGTTGTGGAACTTCTGGCATAACTTGAGCGGAAGATGTGTAAGCTTTAGATTCTGGTTCTAATGGAACATTGGCGGCCAACTTAGTAGTGCTGGCAGTTTGAGAACCAGCAGTAGAGGACACAGGAGCAGTCTTAGATTTGACCAAGTTGGAAATTGGGCCCAATTTTGATTCAACCTTGTCCAAGTATGGTTTTGACTTCTCACAAGCCAATTGAGAGAACTCTTGAGTCTTTTGCTTAGAAATTTCTACACCTTGAGCGACAGTAGCATCAATTTCGTGCTTGTAGGAGTGGTAGATAACTGGCAAAgtgaaagtaaaaatatcacCGACAAAGACAATAGTCCAGATGGAGAACCAGGAGAAGAACTTGTGTAGAAGGAACAAGGCGACAGCAGTCTTGAAAGTGTGCTTAGGGACTTGAGCGAATACAGTTTTTCTTATGTGAGCTTGAAAAACTGGTAATTGCTTCAAAGCCTCATCGATGCGAGGCTTAATAAAGCCGACGGTGTTTGGGCAATCCTTAGTGCCATACTTGGTGATTAAACCTTGTCCCAAAAAGAGTTTAGATACAAATTCAATAGATCCTGTTGTGAATAAGATAGTGTAAGCGaccttcaaaaagaaagtgatCAAgttaacttttttcaaaattaacAAGGCTAACAGGGACCCACCGAAATATTTACCGGTTTGAACAGGGTTCCTCCATAGTAGCAAATCACAATTACAgcttttttgttgttgttgttgttgttgttgttgttgggGTTGACTATGTTGAGCTGAGGTAGACATATTTGCGTGTGTGAATATAtattgtatatatatgcgCTGGCGGGTGGAAAGGAGCAATTAAATATTTGGCTTGAGAGTAGAAAAGTAAGAGATCAAGAAAAGGGAATTgttgaataaaaatttgaaaaaaacaagattGAAGTGCCATAGAAGAGAAACAGCCCACACAGGGGAGGAGCCCACTGGAAAAGGGGCACAGACCAACTTTAAATAGGAAACAGAAGATAACACAAGCCAGCGATACAACAGCACCAAACACCGAAAAAGAGTAGTCAAAACTGCTCTCTGGTGCtggaaaaactgaaaaaaaagctgcTGCGTTGGCTCGTAcggtgaaaaattttctctctACTTTTTGCGCTGTTCCTTCGTGCGAAATTACCGCAAACCCGGTAAAATTTATACGTAtataatgataaaatattattcGTACCAAGTGATTACAATGGCgcaatttggaaaaaaaagttttagtTGTTTTTCCCCCGGGATTTGCTCGAGATGACTGAAACTTGTAGTCGATGAGTCTAAACCATAGGCAGCAAATATTACCAACATACACTGGTGTACACACCTTCATGTACAGACACACGCACGTACACGCacaaacatatatatatatatatatatatatgtatatattcGCATAGGTATTTGTATGCGTAAAAGAGTTCTTGTGTGTGCATAAGCTAGTTTCGCACTACCTCTTACGGTAGATTAAATCACTATCTCTATAAAATAATACTTGCAAGAAAAcgaaatattttgtatCACTCCCAAATGCTACGATCAACCACAATTACTCGTTCGTTCCATAGCTCTAGGACCTGGTTGAGGGGTCAGAACctaactgaaaaaattgttcaatCCTATGCGGTCAACCTTCCTGAAGGCAAAGTTGTGCATTCCGGTGACTATGTATCGATCAAACCGGCACACTGTATGTCCCACGATAATTCGTGGCCCGTAGCCTTGAAATTCATGGGACTTGGCGCTACCAAGATCAAAAATCCTTCACAAATTGTGAACACGCTGGACCACGATATCCAGAATAAATcagagaaaaatttgacCAAGTACAAGAACATTGAAAACTTCGCCAAGAAACATCATATAGACCAC includes these proteins:
- the RTN1 gene encoding Rtn1p (Reticulon protein~similar to YDR233C); this encodes MSTSAQHSQPQQQQQQQQQQKSCNCDLLLWRNPVQTGKYFGGSLLALLILKKVNLITFFLKVAYTILFTTGSIEFVSKLFLGQGLITKYGTKDCPNTVGFIKPRIDEALKQLPVFQAHIRKTVFAQVPKHTFKTAVALFLLHKFFSWFSIWTIVFVGDIFTFTLPVIYHSYKHEIDATVAQGVEISKQKTQEFSQLACEKSKPYLDKVESKLGPISNLVKSKTAPVSSTAGSQTASTTKLAANVPLEPESKAYTSSAQVMPEVPQHEPSATQEFNVDELSNELKKSTKNLQDELEKNNA
- the HEM1 gene encoding 5-aminolevulinate synthase (5-aminolevulinate synthase~similar to YDR232W), which translates into the protein MQRSIFTRFGNSSTAVSTLNRLATTAAPHAKNGYATTTGAGAAAATATASSTSAAAAAAAAANHSTQESGFDYEGLIDSELQKKRLDKSYRYFNNINRLAKEFPLAHRQREADKVTVWCSNDYLALSKHPEVLDAMHKTIDKYGCGAGGTRNIAGHNIPTLNLEAELATLHKKEGALVFSSCYVANDAVLSLLGQKMKDLVIFSDELNHASMIIGIKHANVKKHIFKHNDLNELEKLLQSYPKSVPKLIAFESVYSMAGSVADIEKICDLADKYGALTFLDEVHAVGLYGPHGAGVAEHCDFESHRASGIATPKTNDKGGMKTVMDRVDMITGTLGKSFGSVGGYVAASRKLIDWFRSFAPGFIFTTTLPPSVMAGATAAIRYQRCHIDLRTSQQRHTMYVKKAFHDLGIPVIPNPSHIVPVLIGNADLAKQASDILINKHQIYVQAINFPTVARGTERLRITPTPGHTDDLSDILINAVDDVFNELQLPRVRDWENQGGLLGVGEAGFVEEPNLWTSKQLSLTNDDLNPNVRDPIVQQLEVSSGIKQ
- the PCF11 gene encoding Pcf11p (mRNA 3' end processing factor~similar to YDR228C), producing MDHDTEVIIKDFNSILEELTFNSRPIITTLTKLAEENISCAQYFVDAIESRIEKCMPKQKLYAFYALDSICKNVGSPYTIYFSRNLFSLYKRTYLLVDNTTRTKLINMFKLWLNPNDTGLPLFEGSALEKIEQFLIKASALHQKNLQAMLPTPTVPLLLRDIDKLTCLTSERLKNQPNDEKLKMKLLVLSQLKQELKREKLTLNALKQVQMQLRQVFSQDQQVLQERMKYHEFQQQQQQQQQQQQQQQQQQQQQQQQQQQYHENKDRTGSSPQNSNAAIPLFGNNSDTMNQQNSLSSSLFGNISGVESFQEIEKKKSLNKINNLYASLMSEGLIYTPPKESIVTLYKKLNGHSSYSLDSHEKQLTKNLPKISLLNDILSDCKAYFATVNIDVLNNPTLQLSEQTLLQENPIVQNNLIHLLYRSKPNKCSVCGKRFGNSESEKLLQNEHLDWHFRINTRIKGSQNTANTGISSSNLNTTTTRKNIQSRNWYLNDSQWADFKDDEIISTKHKSDYTDPHANRNIDRSAISNHVDDTDENSVDNTSVSGRNNEVKIREKYVVVPETSQDMAFICPICKETVTGVYDEESGEWVWKNTIEVNGKYFHSSCYHETSQNSTKSNEGKVGLDDLKKLVTK
- the IVY1 gene encoding Ivy1p (Phospholipid-binding protein that interacts with both Ypt7p and Vps33p~similar to YDR229W), coding for MPDNNTEQLQGSPSSDQRLRVDWDDGNHYDVSPDRYAPHLSEFYPIVNNKRPVTSNAGSVNNDHLDDMNHLRSSKVYSKARRASSITSGTSTINDLQTLITKRDVKETQEALSTLFRNSNAYSDSLLKTSQNGAEIAHSLENIAKLKGCNDETAEKLLSASGLFYLLSNHQLIMSKYFNDLLGDNLIDDIDEFQLQTKIMENKFKVQSKEQSLKLKLQERHNFDISKRKIRNLISYRESLSSLQARLDQLETLKHDFYMDSYELVENTCSKVLSKVATVSRAQVEISENIARKGWSGGGLDELLCDADDPFSKKADGPHGTIGGDEETVEEGYNSDEGTGGNDVVLNELLEGTSQPSTSKTSLPKSKGSSTGSTSNHSQSSSNKEGVRSNDGGKNGEDEDTDNLMGAENSFSLPPTRNSADETTHTLRQLSIKEDNDNHDSDTDSMQDQSSNI
- the COX20 gene encoding Cox20p (Mitochondrial inner membrane protein~similar to YDR231C) encodes the protein MRWWPWSNQAEDQTQQQQQQDRPGSDRVLTNYSRGQKILLEDTPPKFADDLSNSQLAKKQERATLKEAWDSVRWSDFTLQKLTSIPCFRDAGMLGFSSMFLMGSIIFIYHKSPTKAMNWAMSSLILGSIVGWEQCRLKRQKSFQIAQLAKETVAKKERPMLHNVPHDPSLPGQWEAAKNEKQSQFEQSNQNLSQASSEKKWYKFW